One Nocardioides luti DNA window includes the following coding sequences:
- a CDS encoding penicillin acylase family protein — translation MARIYRDPQGVPHVRGTSVLDVAHGQGEVTARDRAWQLEHLRRRAAGSCAEVLGEPALAWDRLARRTRIEATARRAHEALDDESRAFVAAYVGGVNDGLHADAPELVRLGIAPAPWEPWTPLAVFLAQHLLFAGLAGKLWEHRARALLGDDAALLSHEGPLTPGSNAWVVGGARTASGRPLVAGDPHRVLESPGVYQQVRLACEDPDDPFDVVGFAFPGVPGVQHFAHAGEVAWAITNASADYQDVYAERLRRVGERTEALGPDGWEPAEAWTESVPVRGRAEAASVEVVVTARGPLFEGSVAAGTGLSLRAASDVLGDLGLAALLPLLRARSVADVDAALDHWVEPVNNVVVADRAGAVRYRIAGRVPVRAEANRHGIVDAADPGGAWTGWLTDVPRHDVADDDAVVTANERRGPESEPIGVAFAPPHRADRLHALLDGRDDLVPADFAAFHRDTLHLPAAAQQRLVAGLAVSGPAAAVQALVVGFDGRMEASSAAAAAYAAWRNAFVRRIAAAPVFAGFAQPHGHDPAFAPSLDLTGRIGLGLETLVARGTPYGLDLAGLAAAALDDAVGHAATWGETHVFAPLHGFDLAADDLVAPAVPATALDGDLDCVRCAGSLPGVTDACYRGSVARYVWDLDDRQAGGWVVPMGAAGDPRDPHHLDQHAAWAAGELAPIVTDWDRLTAE, via the coding sequence GTGGCCCGCATCTACCGCGATCCGCAGGGCGTCCCGCACGTGCGGGGCACCTCCGTGCTCGACGTCGCGCACGGTCAGGGCGAGGTGACGGCGCGGGACCGGGCCTGGCAGCTGGAGCACCTGCGCCGCCGGGCCGCCGGCTCCTGCGCCGAGGTGCTCGGCGAGCCCGCACTCGCCTGGGACCGGCTGGCCCGCAGGACCCGGATCGAGGCCACCGCGCGGCGTGCGCACGAGGCGCTCGACGACGAGAGCCGGGCCTTCGTGGCGGCGTACGTCGGGGGCGTCAACGACGGGCTGCACGCCGACGCCCCGGAGCTGGTGCGGCTCGGCATCGCGCCGGCCCCGTGGGAGCCGTGGACCCCGCTGGCGGTGTTCCTCGCGCAGCACCTGCTCTTCGCGGGGCTGGCCGGCAAGCTGTGGGAGCACCGGGCCCGGGCGCTGCTCGGCGACGACGCCGCGCTGCTGTCGCACGAGGGGCCGCTCACCCCGGGCAGCAACGCGTGGGTGGTGGGCGGCGCGCGCACGGCGTCCGGGCGGCCGCTGGTCGCGGGGGACCCGCACCGGGTGCTCGAGTCGCCCGGCGTCTACCAGCAGGTGCGGCTGGCCTGCGAGGACCCGGACGACCCGTTCGACGTGGTCGGCTTCGCCTTCCCGGGCGTGCCCGGGGTGCAGCACTTCGCGCACGCCGGCGAGGTGGCGTGGGCGATCACGAACGCGTCCGCCGACTACCAGGACGTCTACGCCGAGCGGCTGCGCCGCGTGGGGGAGCGCACCGAGGCGCTGGGCCCCGACGGCTGGGAGCCGGCCGAGGCGTGGACCGAGTCGGTCCCGGTGCGCGGGCGTGCCGAGGCCGCGTCCGTCGAGGTGGTCGTGACGGCCCGGGGACCGCTTTTCGAGGGCTCGGTCGCGGCCGGCACCGGGCTGAGCCTGCGCGCGGCCAGCGACGTGCTGGGCGACCTGGGCCTCGCCGCCCTGCTGCCGCTGCTGCGGGCCCGGTCGGTCGCCGACGTCGATGCCGCCCTCGACCACTGGGTCGAGCCGGTCAACAACGTCGTGGTCGCGGACCGGGCCGGGGCGGTGCGCTACCGGATCGCCGGACGCGTGCCGGTCCGGGCCGAGGCGAACCGGCACGGCATCGTCGACGCCGCCGACCCCGGGGGCGCCTGGACCGGGTGGCTCACCGACGTCCCGCGCCACGACGTGGCGGACGACGACGCCGTGGTGACGGCCAACGAGCGCCGTGGTCCGGAGAGCGAGCCGATCGGCGTCGCCTTCGCGCCGCCGCACCGGGCCGACCGGCTGCACGCGCTGCTCGACGGGCGCGACGACCTGGTCCCCGCGGACTTCGCGGCCTTCCACCGCGACACCCTCCACCTGCCGGCCGCGGCCCAGCAGCGGCTGGTCGCGGGGCTCGCCGTGTCCGGCCCGGCCGCCGCGGTGCAGGCGCTCGTGGTCGGGTTCGACGGCCGGATGGAGGCGTCCTCGGCCGCGGCCGCTGCGTACGCCGCGTGGCGCAACGCGTTCGTCCGCCGGATCGCCGCCGCGCCGGTCTTCGCCGGGTTCGCTCAGCCGCACGGCCACGACCCGGCCTTCGCGCCCTCGCTGGACCTGACCGGTCGGATCGGTCTCGGGCTCGAGACCCTGGTGGCCCGCGGGACGCCGTACGGACTGGACCTGGCCGGCCTGGCCGCCGCCGCCCTCGACGACGCCGTCGGGCACGCCGCGACCTGGGGCGAGACCCACGTCTTCGCGCCGCTGCACGGCTTCGACCTCGCAGCCGACGACCTCGTCGCGCCCGCGGTGCCGGCCACGGCGCTGGACGGCGACCTGGACTGCGTGCGCTGCGCGGGCTCGCTGCCGGGCGTGACCGACGCGTGCTACCGCGGGTCGGTGGCCCGCTACGTCTGGGACCTCGACGACCGGCAGGCCGGTGGCTGGGTGGTGCCGATGGGCGCGGCCGGCGACC